A single genomic interval of Nitrospirota bacterium harbors:
- the rpsC gene encoding 30S ribosomal protein S3 — protein MGQKTHPIGIRLGITRTWDSRWYIKRGYADQLNEDISIRKVIKDKLFHAGISRVEIERAGQKARVIIHTARPGIIIGKKGAEVEKLRKDLEAMTGKQVAIDIKEVRKPEVDAQLVAENIALQLEKRIAFRRAMKKSVISARRFGALGIKVACNGRLAGAEIARSEWYREGRVPLHTFRADIDYGFTEAKTTYGKIGVKVWIYNGEVLPQAHKGVE, from the coding sequence TTGGGCCAGAAGACGCATCCGATAGGAATTAGGCTTGGGATAACAAGGACGTGGGATTCGCGGTGGTACATTAAGCGGGGATATGCTGATCAGTTAAATGAAGATATCTCTATAAGAAAGGTAATCAAAGACAAGTTGTTCCACGCAGGCATTTCACGCGTTGAAATTGAAAGGGCAGGACAGAAGGCAAGGGTAATTATTCATACAGCCAGGCCTGGAATTATTATAGGGAAAAAAGGCGCTGAGGTTGAGAAGCTCAGGAAGGATCTTGAGGCGATGACAGGAAAGCAGGTTGCAATAGATATAAAGGAAGTAAGAAAGCCCGAGGTTGACGCACAGCTTGTTGCCGAGAATATAGCCCTTCAGCTTGAAAAGAGAATTGCATTCAGGAGGGCGATGAAGAAGTCAGTTATCTCGGCGCGGAGATTCGGGGCTCTTGGTATTAAGGTGGCATGTAACGGCCGGCTCGCCGGTGCTGAGATCGCGAGAAGCGAGTGGTACAGGGAAGGCAGGGTTCCTCTTCACACTTTCAGGGCAGACATAGACTATGGATTCACAGAGGCAAAGACGACATACGGAAAAATAGGCGTTAAGGTTTGGATATATAATGGCGAGGTGCTCCCGCAGGCACACAAAGGGGTGGAGTAA
- a CDS encoding type Z 30S ribosomal protein S14, translated as MAKTCMIEKVKKAPKFKVRAYNRCRICGRPRAFLRDFGICRICFRSLALKGQLPGVTKSSW; from the coding sequence ATGGCTAAGACTTGTATGATAGAAAAGGTGAAGAAGGCGCCTAAGTTTAAGGTAAGGGCGTACAACAGGTGCAGAATCTGCGGCAGGCCGAGGGCGTTTCTGAGAGATTTTGGGATATGCAGGATATGTTTCAGGAGCCTGGCCCTCAAAGGGCAGCTGCCCGGCGTAACAAAATCAAGCTGGTGA
- the rpsQ gene encoding 30S ribosomal protein S17 has protein sequence MAEKTYKGKVVSDKMDKTVVVAVTRHVQHPEYKKVVKKITRFKAHDEENKCKVGDIVSITGTRPRSKDKRWTVLSILEKA, from the coding sequence ATGGCAGAAAAAACTTATAAAGGCAAGGTTGTTAGCGATAAGATGGACAAAACCGTTGTGGTTGCTGTTACAAGGCATGTTCAGCACCCTGAATATAAAAAGGTGGTTAAGAAGATAACCAGGTTTAAAGCCCACGACGAAGAAAATAAGTGCAAGGTGGGGGATATAGTTTCTATAACCGGGACACGGCCGCGCAGCAAAGATAAAAGGTGGACCGTTTTAAGCATACTTGAAAAGGCATAA
- the rplB gene encoding 50S ribosomal protein L2 encodes MGIKKYNPTSPGRRFQTVSDFSELTVDKPYEPLVRSLSKTGGRSNTGRVTVWHRGGGNKRAYRLIDFKRDKAGVPAIVETIEYDPNRSARIALLKYRDGDRRYIIAPVSLRVGDEVVSGRGAEIKVGNALPLSDIPLGSFMHNVEIRAGQGAMLARSAGASVQLVAKDEKYAQVRLSSGEVRLIPSECMATIGQVSNVEHENISYGKAGRIRWFGKRPHVRGVAMNPVDHPLGGGEGKSSGGRPPCSPWGKPEGIKTRHNKRTNKFIVKRRK; translated from the coding sequence ATGGGAATAAAAAAATATAATCCGACTTCGCCCGGCAGAAGATTTCAGACTGTTTCTGATTTCAGCGAATTAACTGTGGACAAGCCGTACGAACCGCTGGTCAGGTCTTTAAGCAAGACAGGCGGCAGAAGTAACACTGGCCGCGTAACTGTATGGCATAGGGGCGGAGGAAATAAAAGGGCCTACAGGCTGATTGATTTCAAAAGGGATAAGGCAGGCGTTCCGGCAATTGTCGAAACTATAGAGTATGATCCAAACAGGTCGGCAAGGATTGCTCTGCTTAAATACAGAGATGGCGACAGGAGATATATTATTGCCCCTGTTTCACTTCGGGTAGGAGACGAGGTGGTTTCGGGCAGGGGAGCCGAGATTAAGGTAGGCAATGCGCTGCCTTTAAGTGATATACCGCTGGGTTCGTTCATGCATAATGTTGAGATTAGGGCAGGACAGGGAGCCATGCTCGCGCGGAGCGCAGGAGCATCTGTCCAGCTTGTGGCAAAGGATGAAAAATACGCGCAGGTAAGACTTTCTTCCGGCGAGGTAAGGCTTATTCCTTCAGAGTGCATGGCGACAATAGGGCAGGTCAGCAATGTTGAGCATGAGAACATCTCTTACGGCAAGGCAGGAAGGATAAGATGGTTTGGGAAGAGGCCTCATGTAAGGGGCGTTGCAATGAATCCAGTAGACCATCCTCTGGGCGGTGGAGAAGGAAAAAGTTCAGGCGGCCGTCCTCCGTGCTCGCCATGGGGCAAGCCGGAAGGCATCAAGACAAGGCACAACAAGAGAACAAATAAGTTTATTGTGAAGAGGAGGAAATAA
- the rpsH gene encoding 30S ribosomal protein S8 has product MMTDPIADMLTRVRNAITIRAEKVDIPASKLKLEIVKILKEEGFIKAYKILKDDKQGVLRITLKYVDGNNVVSGLKRISKPGRRVYVNSKKIPRVMGGIGMAVLTTHKGVATDSTCRREGVGGEVICYIW; this is encoded by the coding sequence ATGATGACTGATCCAATAGCAGATATGCTTACACGCGTTAGAAATGCGATTACTATTCGTGCAGAAAAAGTTGATATTCCTGCCTCTAAGCTTAAGCTTGAAATAGTGAAAATCCTGAAGGAAGAGGGTTTCATAAAGGCATATAAAATCTTAAAAGATGATAAGCAGGGTGTTTTAAGGATTACGCTTAAATATGTTGATGGGAATAATGTTGTATCCGGGTTGAAAAGAATAAGTAAACCCGGACGCAGGGTTTATGTAAACAGCAAAAAGATCCCGAGGGTAATGGGAGGCATAGGCATGGCTGTGCTGACAACGCACAAGGGAGTCGCTACTGACAGTACCTGCCGCCGTGAAGGCGTTGGCGGAGAAGTTATTTGCTATATATGGTAA
- the rplD gene encoding 50S ribosomal protein L4 has product MPEIEIKDRNNKKAGKINLPEEIFGLKASSAVMHDSVINFLANQRQGTHATKTKGLVSGGGKKPWKQKHTGRARAGSSRSPLWRSGGTTFGPQPRDYSYSIPRKAKHLALKSALSAKLADGEITLIDDLSINKPSTKDMAAIIKTLGFEGESLLIVIPENNNNIKLSVRNIAGVHVACASDLNAYTVIAHSRLLITKGAVAGISESRVYDKGAETA; this is encoded by the coding sequence ATGCCTGAGATTGAGATAAAAGACAGAAATAATAAAAAAGCAGGCAAGATTAACCTCCCCGAGGAAATCTTTGGGCTCAAAGCAAGCAGCGCTGTTATGCATGATTCCGTGATAAACTTTCTTGCCAATCAGAGGCAGGGGACTCACGCTACAAAGACCAAGGGGCTGGTGAGCGGCGGAGGCAAAAAACCATGGAAGCAAAAACATACAGGTAGGGCGCGTGCAGGGAGCAGCAGGTCTCCTCTGTGGAGGAGCGGCGGAACAACGTTCGGGCCGCAGCCCAGGGATTACTCTTACAGTATTCCCCGCAAGGCTAAACATCTGGCATTAAAAAGTGCACTTTCAGCAAAACTTGCAGATGGAGAAATTACATTGATAGATGACCTCTCAATTAACAAGCCTTCAACAAAAGATATGGCGGCTATAATAAAAACACTTGGATTTGAGGGGGAAAGCCTGCTTATAGTAATACCTGAAAATAATAACAATATAAAACTTTCAGTAAGAAATATTGCCGGCGTTCATGTAGCGTGCGCATCAGACCTGAACGCTTATACTGTAATTGCTCATAGCAGGCTGCTTATTACAAAAGGAGCGGTTGCAGGCATCTCGGAGAGTCGAGTCTACGACAAGGGGGCTGAGACAGCATGA
- the tuf gene encoding elongation factor Tu (EF-Tu; promotes GTP-dependent binding of aminoacyl-tRNA to the A-site of ribosomes during protein biosynthesis; when the tRNA anticodon matches the mRNA codon, GTP hydrolysis results; the inactive EF-Tu-GDP leaves the ribosome and release of GDP is promoted by elongation factor Ts; many prokaryotes have two copies of the gene encoding EF-Tu): MEMVMPGDNVTITVELIAPIAMEKELRFAIREGGRTVGAGVVTEVIQ; encoded by the coding sequence AATGGAGATGGTGATGCCCGGGGACAACGTAACCATAACAGTAGAACTGATAGCGCCGATAGCCATGGAAAAGGAACTGAGATTCGCGATAAGAGAGGGCGGCCGTACAGTGGGAGCAGGAGTTGTGACAGAGGTAATACAGTGA
- the rplW gene encoding 50S ribosomal protein L23 gives MKSLYSVIKKPLFTEKGSNLKESQNKILVEVAKDANKLEVRKAIEEIFKVKVEKIATINTYGKQKRHGKSIGRRSDRKKAIVTLKKGEKLDFIEGS, from the coding sequence ATGAAAAGCCTTTATTCTGTTATTAAAAAACCGCTTTTCACTGAAAAGGGCAGCAATCTTAAGGAGTCACAAAATAAGATACTTGTTGAGGTTGCAAAGGATGCAAACAAGCTTGAGGTAAGGAAGGCGATAGAGGAGATTTTTAAGGTTAAGGTAGAGAAGATTGCCACTATAAATACTTACGGAAAACAGAAGCGGCACGGCAAATCAATTGGCAGAAGGTCTGACAGGAAAAAGGCAATAGTTACCCTTAAAAAGGGTGAAAAACTTGATTTTATTGAGGGTTCATAA
- the rpsJ gene encoding 30S ribosomal protein S10, with protein sequence MMNQKIRIKLKAYDHRVLDKSVKEIVDTAQRTGARIGGPVPLPTRISKFTVLRSPHVDKKSREQFEIRTHKRLIDIYDPTPQTVDALMKLELAAGVDVEIKL encoded by the coding sequence ATAATGAACCAGAAAATAAGAATAAAACTAAAAGCATATGACCACAGAGTGCTTGACAAGTCTGTCAAAGAAATAGTTGATACTGCTCAGAGGACAGGCGCAAGGATAGGCGGCCCTGTTCCGCTGCCTACACGGATAAGTAAGTTTACTGTTTTAAGGTCGCCTCATGTAGACAAAAAGTCAAGAGAGCAGTTTGAAATAAGAACACATAAAAGACTTATAGACATATATGATCCAACTCCCCAGACTGTCGATGCATTAATGAAACTGGAACTGGCTGCAGGAGTTGATGTGGAGATAAAGCTGTGA
- the rpsS gene encoding 30S ribosomal protein S19, which translates to MPRSLKKGPFVDEKLMKKVRTMIESGDKKIIKTWSRRSTVVPDFIGYTFAVHNGRKFIPVYVTENMVGHKLGEFSPTRTFKGHSKSEKAAPAKAPAKA; encoded by the coding sequence TTGCCGCGCTCATTGAAAAAAGGACCGTTTGTTGATGAGAAGCTGATGAAAAAAGTCAGGACTATGATTGAAAGCGGAGATAAAAAGATTATAAAAACATGGTCAAGGCGTTCTACGGTAGTGCCTGACTTTATAGGATATACATTTGCTGTTCATAACGGCAGGAAATTCATCCCTGTTTATGTAACTGAGAATATGGTGGGGCATAAGCTTGGTGAATTTTCACCAACGCGCACTTTCAAGGGGCATTCAAAATCTGAAAAGGCAGCGCCTGCTAAGGCACCCGCTAAGGCATAG
- a CDS encoding 50S ribosomal protein L24 — translation MGFNIKKNDTVLVVTGKEKGKKGRVLSVMPSKDKLLIERVNIIKKHMKPNKKYTQGGIIEKESPLHRSNVMLMCPRCSKPARISNMAFEDGKKSRVCKKCKEAIDQ, via the coding sequence ATGGGATTCAATATTAAGAAAAACGATACGGTTTTAGTTGTAACCGGCAAGGAAAAAGGCAAGAAGGGGCGTGTGCTCTCAGTCATGCCTTCAAAAGATAAACTGCTGATAGAGAGGGTAAATATTATAAAAAAACATATGAAGCCAAATAAGAAGTATACGCAGGGCGGGATTATTGAGAAGGAGTCTCCTCTTCACAGATCAAATGTTATGCTCATGTGTCCCAGGTGCAGCAAGCCTGCAAGGATTTCAAATATGGCTTTTGAAGACGGAAAAAAATCACGGGTGTGTAAAAAATGCAAAGAAGCGATAGACCAATAA
- the rpmC gene encoding 50S ribosomal protein L29 yields the protein MKPSELRALTVEELKQKEQDTRKELFNLKFRLATGEVENPKRINALRKDIAKILTITSEKSKVKS from the coding sequence ATGAAACCCTCAGAATTAAGGGCGTTAACAGTAGAAGAGCTGAAACAGAAAGAGCAGGACACAAGGAAAGAGCTTTTTAACCTGAAGTTCAGGCTTGCTACAGGTGAGGTGGAAAATCCTAAGCGTATAAATGCACTTAGAAAAGATATAGCTAAGATACTGACAATAACAAGCGAGAAGTCAAAAGTTAAAAGTTAA
- the rplV gene encoding 50S ribosomal protein L22, translating into MEAKAILKFARITPRKVRRVVDLIKGKKAGDALIALRFMPYRGADIVEKILKSAMANAEQKKAVNPEDMSVKAFVNQGPSLKRVEQRSMGRANIIRKKMSHITVVLTEEVKS; encoded by the coding sequence ATGGAAGCGAAGGCTATATTAAAGTTTGCGAGGATAACCCCGAGAAAAGTTCGCAGGGTTGTGGACCTTATCAAGGGGAAAAAGGCAGGGGACGCGCTTATTGCCCTGCGGTTTATGCCTTACAGAGGCGCAGATATTGTGGAAAAGATATTAAAGTCTGCCATGGCAAATGCAGAGCAGAAGAAGGCAGTTAATCCTGAGGATATGAGTGTTAAGGCATTTGTAAATCAAGGCCCTTCATTGAAGAGAGTTGAGCAAAGGTCAATGGGGAGGGCTAATATTATCAGGAAAAAGATGAGCCATATAACAGTAGTTTTAACAGAGGAAGTTAAAAGTTAA
- the rplP gene encoding 50S ribosomal protein L16 yields MLMPKKVKFRKMQKGNMRGKAYTGSKISFGEFGLKAMEPGWVSSRQIEAARIAITRHAKRGCKLWIRVFPDKPITKKPAETRMGKGKGNLEYWVAVVKPGRVLYEVAGVTEEIAKEALSLASYKLPIATRFVKRGATVA; encoded by the coding sequence ATGCTGATGCCGAAGAAAGTCAAGTTCAGGAAGATGCAGAAGGGCAATATGCGCGGCAAGGCATATACGGGCTCCAAAATTTCTTTCGGAGAATTCGGGCTTAAGGCCATGGAGCCGGGCTGGGTGTCAAGCAGGCAGATTGAGGCAGCAAGGATAGCAATAACAAGACATGCCAAAAGGGGCTGTAAGCTATGGATAAGAGTATTCCCTGATAAACCTATAACTAAAAAACCTGCAGAAACAAGAATGGGTAAGGGTAAAGGTAATCTGGAATACTGGGTTGCTGTTGTTAAGCCGGGCAGAGTTCTGTATGAAGTTGCCGGGGTTACAGAGGAGATAGCGAAGGAAGCGCTTAGTCTTGCATCTTATAAGCTTCCGATTGCTACGAGGTTCGTAAAGAGGGGGGCTACAGTAGCATGA
- the rplE gene encoding 50S ribosomal protein L5, with product MSRLKTKYSKEILPALKKEFAYKNVMQVPKVEKVVLNVGLGEAIQNIKLLEAAQKELGIITGQKAVITKAKKSIATFKLRQGMPIGCKVTLRGNIMYEFLDRFINLALPRVRDFKGVSAKAFDGKGNYSVGIKEQFIFPEIEYDKVESVHGLDITICTTAKTDKESKALLTHMGMPFRKEKVKSEGEKKE from the coding sequence ATTTCAAGGTTAAAGACGAAATATTCAAAAGAGATACTTCCTGCTCTTAAGAAGGAGTTTGCGTACAAGAATGTTATGCAGGTTCCAAAAGTTGAGAAGGTGGTTCTTAATGTAGGGCTTGGCGAGGCGATTCAGAACATTAAATTGCTTGAGGCAGCTCAGAAAGAACTCGGCATCATTACAGGGCAGAAGGCAGTTATTACCAAGGCCAAGAAGTCAATTGCGACCTTTAAACTCAGGCAAGGAATGCCTATAGGATGTAAAGTTACATTAAGGGGCAATATTATGTACGAATTTCTGGACAGATTTATAAACCTTGCACTGCCGAGGGTCAGGGACTTCAAGGGTGTCTCGGCAAAGGCTTTTGACGGAAAGGGCAACTATTCAGTCGGAATAAAGGAGCAGTTTATCTTTCCTGAGATAGAATATGACAAGGTTGAATCTGTTCATGGGCTTGACATCACAATATGTACAACTGCTAAAACGGATAAGGAAAGCAAGGCATTGCTGACTCACATGGGAATGCCGTTCAGGAAAGAAAAGGTAAAAAGCGAAGGCGAGAAAAAGGAGTAA
- the rplN gene encoding 50S ribosomal protein L14 translates to MIQDRSILEVADNSGAKRVRCIKVLGGMRRRYARLGDIIVVSVQEAIPESNVKKGAIAKAVVVRTKKEQRRADGSYIRFDQNAAVLINPQGEPVGTRIFGPVARELRWKAFMKIISLAPEVL, encoded by the coding sequence ATGATTCAGGACAGGAGCATACTGGAAGTAGCGGACAATTCAGGCGCCAAAAGAGTCAGGTGCATAAAAGTACTTGGCGGCATGCGCAGGAGATATGCGCGGCTTGGAGACATAATAGTCGTCAGTGTTCAGGAGGCTATCCCTGAATCCAATGTCAAGAAAGGCGCAATAGCAAAGGCTGTTGTGGTAAGGACAAAAAAGGAGCAGAGGAGAGCTGACGGTTCCTACATAAGGTTTGACCAGAACGCGGCAGTGCTGATTAATCCGCAGGGAGAGCCCGTAGGCACAAGGATATTCGGGCCTGTTGCGAGAGAGCTTAGATGGAAAGCATTTATGAAAATAATATCGCTGGCGCCGGAGGTGCTGTAA
- the rplC gene encoding 50S ribosomal protein L3: MIGILGKKLGMTQIFAEGGKIVPVTVIEAGPCCVVQVKTLEKDGYEAVKVGFNEIKKDKKVNKALSGVFKKAGVKPYRLLKEFAMGDLKVGDFVTVEKFNKGDNVSVTGVSKGKGFQGVIKRHKFAGGPASHGSTFYRAPGSIGASSYPSRVWKNQKMPGHMGSERVTAKNLTVVDVKTDQNILMIRGAVPGAPGAYVMIRKES; this comes from the coding sequence GTGATAGGTATTTTAGGTAAAAAATTAGGCATGACACAGATATTTGCTGAAGGCGGGAAGATTGTTCCTGTCACAGTAATAGAGGCAGGGCCATGCTGTGTTGTTCAGGTTAAGACCCTCGAAAAAGACGGATACGAAGCGGTTAAGGTCGGATTCAATGAAATAAAAAAAGATAAAAAGGTCAATAAGGCGTTAAGCGGAGTATTCAAAAAAGCAGGGGTCAAACCGTACAGGCTGCTTAAGGAATTTGCTATGGGAGACCTTAAGGTCGGAGACTTTGTCACTGTTGAAAAGTTTAACAAGGGAGACAATGTTTCCGTAACAGGCGTTTCTAAGGGTAAAGGTTTTCAGGGAGTTATTAAGAGGCATAAATTTGCAGGCGGGCCTGCTTCTCACGGTTCTACGTTTTACCGTGCGCCAGGCTCCATAGGCGCAAGTTCTTATCCTTCGAGGGTATGGAAAAATCAGAAGATGCCCGGACATATGGGTTCCGAACGTGTAACGGCAAAAAATCTTACAGTAGTGGACGTCAAAACTGACCAGAACATTCTGATGATCAGAGGCGCAGTTCCAGGCGCCCCAGGCGCTTATGTGATGATAAGGAAGGAAAGCTGA